Within the Butyrivibrio sp. AE3004 genome, the region TGTTCCTTATGATCTTCCGATTGTAGGATACGGTAACGGAGTGGTAGATACTCTTAGAATTTGGGATGCTGAGCCTATTAACTGTTTTGAGCTTGACTCATTTGACAAGGGCGACTATCAGAAAGCTGTTGAGCAGGAAAATCTTGCAAGTCAGCTTTGTGAGGTGCTTTATCCGAATGATAATCATATAGCAGGTAAGGAACTGAGGTTAAAACAGCAGTATTTCTTTATCTCTGCTTCTGTTCAGACTGCACTTAAGAGATATTTAAGACACCATGATGATATCAGCAAGTTTTATGAAAAAGCTGTTTTTCAGTTAAATGATACTCATCCTACAGTTGCAGTGGCAGAACTTATGCGACTTCTTATGGACGAATATTATCTCCCGTGGGATACTGCATGGGATGTAACTATGAAGACCTGCTGCTATACTAATCACACAATCATGGCTGAAGCTCTTGAAAAATGGCCTATCGACCTTTTCCAGAGACTGCTTCCCAGAATTTATCAGATTGTGGATGAGATTAATAGAAGATTTGTAGATCAGATCATGAGGCAGTATTCAAATCTTCCAAGCATCGATGTACAGAGCAAGATCCGAAGCATGGCAATTCTCTATGATAACCAGGTAAAAATGGCGCATCTTGCCATCGTTGGAGGACATTCCGTAAATGGTGTTGCAAGACTTCATACGGAAATTCTTAAGAAGAGAGAACTTAAGGACTTCTATGAAATGTATCCTGCAAAGTTCAACAACAAGACAAACGGAATTACACAGAGACGTTTCCTTATGCATGCTAATCCGCTTCTGGCAGACTGGGTAACCGAAAAGGTCGGAGAAGACTGGATAACGGATCTCTCCCTTATAGCAGGTTTAAAGAAGCTTGCTGACGACAAGAAGGCACAAAAAGAATTCATGGAGATCAAGCTGGAAAACAAGAAACGTCTGGCTGCTTATATCCTGGAGCACAATGGAATTAAAGTTGATCCTACTTCCATATTTGATGTTCAGGTAAAACGACTTCATGAGTATAAGAGACAGCTCCTTAACATACTTCATGTAATGTATGTTTATGACACTTTGAAAGCTCATCCGGATATGGATTATACACCAAAGACATATATATTTGGCGCAAAGGCAGCAGCTGGTTACCAGACTGCAAAGCTTACAATAAAGCTGATAAATTCCGTAGCGGATGTTGTAAATAATGATCCTGATATAAAGGGTAAACTAAAGGTTGTTTTCATTGAAGATTACAAGGTATCCAATGCTGAGCTTATCTTTGCTGCAGCAGATATCTCAGAACAGATATCAACCGCAAGTAAAGAGGCATCCGGAACAGGAAACATGAAGATGATGCTCAACGGAGCAATTACACTTGGCACACTGGACGGTGCAAATGTTGAGATGCTTGAAGAGGTAGGAGAGGATAATATGTTTATCTTCGGACTCACCTCAGAAGAAGTTATCGCATATGAAAAGAACGGAGGATACAATCCCGGAGATATTTACAATAAGGACCCTAATGTAAAGAAGACACTGGATCACCTTGTTGACGGAACGTATTCACAGGATAGAGAGCTTTTCAGACCGCTGTTCAATTCTCTTCTTAATACGGTTAACTCAAATAAAGCTGACCAGTACTTTATTCTGAAGGATTTCGAGTCATATATTGAGGCTCAAAGAGCAATATCGGAAGCATACAGGGATGGAAAGAAATGGGCCAAGATGGCTATCCTTAATACAGCTTCCTGTGGTAAGTTCTCATCTGACAGAACAATTAAAGAATATGTTGATGAGATATGGCACATCGATAAACTTGATATGACCAAATAAAACTTAAGCCGGTTGGTGCAAAAAACCAACCGGCTTAATTATTTATTTTTTCATAAAAGATGCAGAAATATTAACTGTATTTTTAGAAATATCTGCATTTAAAAAAGATACACAAATTTAGTATATTAAAGTATAATACGTGGGAGTAGATTATTTTAGCAGGAAAGGTAGGAATTCAATGGTTAAAACGTACGATAGTGGTGCATATTTAGTTAACGGAACAGAACTTATACCCGACACAGCCGGTGCCGGTGAAGCAGTCCAGGCAAAGAGCGGCAAACAGGTTGACAAGGCAGAAGCCAGGAAGAACACGATAGCTTATGGGATTTTAAGTAGTCACAACACTTCCGGCAATATGGACAAACTTGAGATAAAATTTGACAAGCTTACCAGCCATGATATCACTTATGTTGGAATTATTCAGACTGCACGTGCGTCAGGACTTGAGAAATTTCCTATTCCTTATGTACTTACAAACTGCCACAATTCACTTTGTGCAGTAGGTGGTACCATAAATGAAGATGATCATATGTATGGTCTTACAGCTGCTCAGAAATACGGCGGAATTTATGTACCGCCTCATCAGGCAGTTATCCATCAGTTTGCAAGAGAGATGCTTGCAACCGGAGGCGGAATGATTCTTGGATCGGATTCACACACAAGATACGGAGCCCTTGGAACAATGGCAATGGGTGAAGGTGGTCCGGAGCTCGTTAAACAGCTTCTTAATCAGACTTACGATATTAGTATGCCCGGCGTTGTGGCTATTTACCTGACAGGTGAACCCATGCATGGCGTAGGTCCTCAGGACGTTGCACTTGCGATCATCGGTAAGGTATTTGGTGATGGATATGTAAAAAATAAAGTAATGGAATTTGTTGGACCCGGTGTTAAGAATCTTAGTGCCGATTTCCGTATCGGAATCGACGTTATGACTACTGAGACAACCTGCCTGTCCTCAATCTGGCAGACTGATGATGAGATAAAGAATTTCTATGATATTCATGGTAGAAGCGGTGATTATAAGGAGCTTAAGCCCGGTGATGTTGCTTATTACGATGGTGTTGTTGAGGTAGATCTTTCTACAATAAAGCCTATGATAGCTATGCCTTTCCATCCCAGCAATACATATGAGATTGAGGAGGTTAATGCTAATCTTGAGGATATTATCGCAGATGTTGAGAAACGTGCGAAGGTAAGCTTTGGCGATAAGATTGAGTATTCTCTTCAGAGTAAGATAAAAGATGGTAAATTCATGGTTGATCAGGGTGTTATCGCAGGATGTGCCGGCGGTGGATTTGAAAATATCTGCGCTGCAGCTGATATCCTTGAGGGCAGATTTACAGGAAATGACAGATTTACTCTTAGCGTATATCCCGCATCCACACCTATTTTCATGGAAATTGTGAAAAACGGTGTTGCAGCAAAGATCCTTGAGACAGGCGCTATTCTTAAGACAGCGTTCTGCGGACCCTGCTTTGGTGCCGGAGATACTCCTGCTAATAATGCGTTCAGTATCCGTCATTCAACCAGAAACTTCCCTAACCGTGAAGGCTCAAAGGTACAGAGTGGACAGATTGCATCCGTTGCGCTTATGGACGCAAGATCAATTGCTGCTACAGCTGCTAATCAGGGCGTGCTTACACCTGCTACTGATTTCGATGGCAAATTCAATAAATATACATATCACTTTGATAAGGAAATATATGCTAATCGCGTATTTGATTCTCACGGAGTGGCTGACCCTTGCGCTGAGCTTCAGTTTGGTCCCAACATTAAGGACTGGCCTAAGATGGTAGCGCTTACTGATAACCTTCTCCTTAAGGTTGTTTCGGAGATACATGATCCGGTAACAACTACAGATGAGCTTATTCCTTCGGGAGAAACATCTTCCTACAGATCAAATCCTCTCGGCCTTGCAGAGTTTACTCTTTCAAGAAAGGATCCTGAGTATGTAGGACGTGCAAAAGCGGTTTATGGCGAAGAACTCAAGAGACGCGAGAGTAAGTCATTTACAGAGATGACTGAAGAAATCTCCGATACAGTCAAGGTTCTTTTGACTAAGTACGAGGGCATTACTGCAGAAAACACAGGTATAGGCTCTACCATATTTGCTGTTAAGCCGGGCGATGGATCGGCAAGAGAGCAGGCAGCTTCATGTCAGAAGGTACTTGGCGGTTGGGCAAACGTTGCAAATGAATATGCAACAAAGAGATATCGTTCAAATCTTATTAACTGGGGAATGCTTCCGCTTGTGATCAAAGAAGGTGAGCTTCCATTTAAAAATCTTGATTATATCTTCCTTCCGGAAATCAGGAATGCTGTGGAACAGAAGGCAGATGAGATAAAGGCTGTTGCAGTTTCAGACGGAAAGATGACAGAGTTTACAATGACTCTTGGAGATCTTACCGATAATGAACGCGAGATCATTTTGGATGGATGTCTGATAAATTATAATCGCGCAGGCAAGAAATGATAGATACAAGGCTTAAAAGATTTACGGCGCTCTTTGCAGCGTCGACTATGGCAGTTCTGGCATGTGGATGTGCTAAAACCGCAGGAAATGATAATGTGACAACAGAGCAGGATGCGCAAGGAGGCGAGCCTGCTCTAAATGTCGTATATGACGTTCCTTTAAGTATACCAAGTGCTCTTGTGGATCAGAACGGATACAGGACAGGTGCTGAAAAGTCGGTAATCTTTAAAGGCAAGGATCTTCCGGATGTTTTTTACATATTTAATCTGGATAATGAACTTGAATATACGGGGCAGATGCGTACGACAAATCATACTGATGATGGTGATGAGATAAAGGAAGGGTATTTTACAGATCTTATCGAAGACGGAGAATATTATATATATGCCGATAAGATAGGAAGCTCTTACGCATTCCGAATTCAGAACAATCTGTATGATGGAATTTTTAATGAAGCTTGTAAGACATACTATAAAAACAGATGCGGCATGGCACTTTCAGAGGAACTGGCGGGTGAGGATGCTCATGCATCATGCCATCTAGGAAAAGCACATCTTCAGGAGGATCCCTCCAAGACAATAGATGTATCGGGAGGATGGCACCTGAGTGCCGGGGCAGACAGAGATTCGGTAACGGGCTGTAAAATAGCGCAGAATCTTTTACTTGCATATGAGATGAATCCGGATGCGATTTCAGATGATTCAGGGATACCTGAAAGCGGTAACGGAATACCTGATATACTTGATGAAGTAAAGTATGAAGTTGACTGGCTTATAAAGATGCAGGATGAGAGAACAGGGGGAGTATATGGTGCTGCTCTTACGGTAAGAGATGAAGGCGCAGATCTTATGCAGGCTGACGTGGAGGTTACACCTATAACCATGGAAGCTACCATCAGGTTTGCAACACTACTTTCTGACTTTAGTTATCTGTATCAGAGCTATGATCCTGATTTTGCCACCACATGTCTTAAATGTGCAGACAGGGCATATAGTCTTTATGCAGGAACAGAGAATGTAAAGGAAAGTGCGGAAGCTTTTTATGCGGCTGCACAGCTGTACAGAGCTACAGGTGCTTCAAATTATGAGCAGGTACTGACTACCCACTTTGAATCGGATAAGTTTGAATCATTATTCAATGATAATGAGGACGTTTTTCTCGGGAGCATAACTTATATTTCTACAAGTCAGAAGGTTAATGTTGATGTTTGCTCCAGGATAATGAAGCTTTTGATGAAAAAAACAACAGCAATTGTGAATGCTGCAAGGAGTTCAGCTTATATGGTGACTGATGAAAATCATGAAAAACTCCTTGATGATATGAGAACGATAACAATTACAGACCATATAATATATAATTATGAATATACTACTATTATTGAAAATCACGCACATTATCTGATGGGCAGAAATCCTGAAGCTATTAATTATGTGACGGATTCTACCGAGCGGACATTTAAGGATACGGATGAGGGAACAGGAATAATGAACCAGCCCCTCTTAAATGCCAAGTTTATTTTTATGCTCAGTGTGATAAAGGAATAATCCTTAATGACAAACGAGGACAGATATGAATACGGAAATTGATGGTATAAAGATTAATTACAGAGATGAAGGAATAGGGCCGCTTTTAATATTGCTGCATGGCTGGGGATCGAATGTTGATCTGTTCGATGGTATTTTTAGGTTTGCATCGAAAAAATATCATGTAGTAGGAATGGATATGCCGGGATTTGGTAAAAGCGCCGAACCCGATAAGCCATGGGAAGTAAGTGATTTCGTTGACTTTGTTATACATTTTATAAAGAAGCTCTTTCCTGAGGAAAAGGAGATAATGTTTCTTGGACACTCAATGGGTGGAAGAGTAATAATTAAAATGATAGGCACTAAAACGGAAGAAGAACTCGGATTTAAAATTCCAAGGGTAATTCTGACTGATAGCGCAGGTATAAAACCGGTGCCTTCAGGAAAGCAATCCGGAAAAACAAAGAGATATAAGTTTTATAAGGGTGTACTTGTAAATACAGGAATAGCCAAAGCTTTTCCGCAGACTCTTGAGAATTTAAAGAAAAAGTTTGGTTCAGCAGACTATGCGGCAGCATCTCCGATAATGCGAGACAGTCTTGTTAAGGTGGTAAATGAGGATCTTGCGCCTTTCATGCCAAGTGTTAAGATGCCTGCGCTCCTCATTTGGGGAGATCAGGATACTGCGACACCACTTTCTGACGGACAGCAGATGGAAAAGCTTATGCCTGAGGCAGGACTGGCAGTTATACCGGGAGCCGGCCACTATTCGTTCCTTGATAATCAATATATGTATAATAAGATTTTGGGAAGCTTTTTAAATATTGAAATGTAATGCATACTTATGTTTACAGACGAGGGTAAGTAATGAATACAATTATTTCTATAGTATATTTAATCGCATATATAGCAGTAGTGATTCTAGGACTAAGACACTATACACATATGCTTCAGCTGTCATCTTATCAGTTTCAGGGATACTTCAGGTATCTTAAAGCAAAACCGCAAAGATACGGTCTGCACGTAGGATATTTATGCCTTACATTAATAACGGCATTTCTAGGAAGCAACAGGCTTGCAAGAGGATTAAGACTCTTGTCTCTGGTATTTTTGGTATTTCTGATTTTTCAGTATATTCCGAAGAAAGCCAAAAAGAAGTTTGTTGTAACAAAAAGAATACAGAGGCTTTTTGTTACCTACCTGATCTTGTTTTTGATTTTTGTCGGATTATCAGTATTCTTCTTTGTGACATCAAAGGAGGCAGCAGCCGGGATTTTTCTGGCAACAAAAAACAATGTATCCAATTTTACTGTTGAGACAAACGGAAAAAGAATAGCAGCCTATTCACTGCTGGGCATTTTTGTTGGATTTATGCCGCTTATAACTGCTCTTGCAAACCTTATTAATAAGCCTGTTGAAAAGAGGGTAAATGACTGGTTTATCCATGATGCACAGAGAATGCTTAAGGAGCATCCGGGGCTTAGAATAATCGGAATAACAGGAAGTTACGGAAAAACAAGTGTGAAGTACTATTTGTGGACGCTCCTTTCAGAAGGGTTCAGAGTACTTATGACACCTGAGAGCTTCAATACACCTATGGGGGTTGTCCGTACAATCCGTGAACAGCTGACTCCCATGCACGAGATATTTATCTGTGAGATGGGCGCAAGACATGTACATGATATAAAAGAGATAACTGATATAGTTCATCCTGATGACGGAATGCTTACATCCATAGGACCGCAGCATCTTGAGACCTTCCATTCAATTGAAAATATTGTGGATACCAAGCTTGAGTTGTTTGACGCCGTTCAGGAGAAAAGTAGTCAGGGTCTTAAATTTGCGAATGGTGATAATGAACTTATAAGAAATAATATAAGACATAAAAATGTTATATTATACGGGTCAAGCCCTGCCTGTGATTATCGTGCATCAAATGTGAAATTCACCTCAGACGGTGCATCATTTACTGTCACTGCGCCAAACGGAGAAACGGCAGATTTTTCCATGAAGCTTCTTGGAGAACATAATGTGACCAATGTGGTTGGGGCTATTGCAATGGCACATACAATGGGAATTCCCATGAGCAAACTGAAGATGGCTGTCAGAAGAATTACGCCTGCACCTCACAGACAAGAGCTCAAAAAGCATGGAAACATATCCATAATTGATGATGCCTATAACTCAAATCCCATGGGTGCAAAGCGTGCTCTTGATACATTGGCTAAATTTGAGGATAGTGTGAAAATTCTGGTAACGCCGGGAATGGTGGAGCTTGGTGATAAGGAAGCTGAGTATAACAAGGAATTCGGAAAGCAGGCTGCTGAGGTTGCTGATTATATAATCCTTGTTGGTACAGATCATACAAAGCCTATCAAAGAGGGTGCACTTGAAGCAGGCTTTTCAGAGGACAGACTCTTTGTAAAGGAAGCCCTTAAGGAAGCGACTGATCTGATGTATGAAATAGATGCAGGAAAGCAAAAAGTAATCCTGCTTGAAAATGATCTTCCGGATAATTATCTCTGATAATCCCGGAAGAAGATTAGGGAATAAATATGAAACATAGAAGAGGTCTTAACTTAAAAGAGACTATCTGTGGTGGAGGAGAAAAGGCGGTAGCGATGGATGCTGCCTTTTCTGTTATTATGTCATTCATCGCAGTGTTCAATAAAAATGCTATTGTAGATCATCTTTTTTTTAACAGATATGATGTTCCGAGATATGCATTTTTGTTTTTGTTGTATATGGCTTTGTTTTTTATTGCAACGAGAATTATTGCTATGTGCTTTTTGCATGAAGCTAAAAAAGATGTAGTAAGTAATGAAAGGAAAAGCCCGCATTTCATGGCGGCATTAGCAATGTTTGCCGCATGGATTCCTTATCTTTTGGGTTTTCTTCCCGGGGTGGCAAATTATGATACCGTGAATCAGGTTAATGATTTTTTTGACGGAGTATCACCTGTACCTTTTGGTTTTGTGAAAGGTCAGGAAACTGTTAATGTATTTTTAAATGCTCATCATCCTATTGTTCCGACCTTTATCTTTTCTTTTTTTGTGGCGGCAGGGGCCCTTCTTGGTAGTGAGACACTCGGGTTTTTATTGTACATATTATGCCAGATGCTCCTTGGAGCATTTTTAATCTCGGAAATATTGTGTTTTCTGCATGAAAATGCTGCGGATTCAAGGAGCAGACTGATTATAAAGTCTGTAAGGGTATTTTTTATGTTTATGCCTTTTGTTCCGATGTACATGATATGCATGCTGAAAAACACTATGCATAGTCTTTTGTTTATCCTATATATATTTGTGCTATACAGATACTATTTGGGTAAAGATGATAAACCTGCAAAATCATGGATAGTTTTCTTTATAATTGTTTTGCTTCTTTGCACAACACTTAATACAGGTGTCTTTGTAACATTATTTACCGGAATTGCTTCTCTTTTTATTCGTAAAAAGGACAGCAGGATTCTTTTGATATCAGTACTATGCGCAGTCATCTGGTTTATTGTTTTCCCAAAGCTTTTATATCCTGCACTCAATGTTTTTCCCGGAGGGAAACAGGAGCTGTATGGAACATTGTTTCATCAGACGGCAAGACTTATCAGGGACAATGAAGAAGAATTTACAAAAGAAGATAAACAAATAATAGATGCTGTTCTTGACTACGAAAAAATAAAAGAAAATTTTTCCTTTGACGCTACAGATCCTGTAAAGGATACTTTTAGGCTCCATTCAACTGATGAAGATATGAGGAAATATCTGGGGCTTTGGCTCAGAATGGGGATAAAACATCCTATTGTTTACTTAAGAGCAACATTTTCTATCTGCGGAAATTTCTTTGCTCCCGGAGCCGGGATACAGATTTTTGGAGATATACCTCAGTCAGAGGGGATGTTTGGTAAAATCCATGCCATAACACCAAGAGTTTTTGGTGATAAAGCATTTTCTCTTTATTATAATGTTACAATAACGCCGTTTATCAGACTTATTTTCCAGACAGTTATTTATGCTTTCTGGATACCGGTGTACTTGCTTTATGTTTTAGTAATCAGAAAGAAAATGCTTGGGACATATGAGTCCAGACCGGAGATGATAATTCTTGTTCCTTTGTTTGTATCCGCACTGTTTTTGATTGTAAGTCCCATGAACTATAGCAGATACGCACTTTGTTTAATATTTGCGTCACCTATTGCAATCGCTCTGCTTTGTACGGAAAATAAAAAAAGTTGAAATTTTTACAGATAAGTCTATACTTTTGATGTATGACTTTTAACTGATGTTATTTGAAAGGAAGTGTTAATTTTGAAATTAAAGCTGGCAGTTCTCTTCGGTGGAAAAAGCACAGAGCATGAGATTTCAATTATCTCTGCCATACAGGCTATAGGTTACATCAACAAGGATAAATATGATGTGATTCCTGTTTACATGACCAAAGAGAACGATTTTTATATTGGTGAAGATATGGATAAGATCGAGGAGTATACACATATTCCCGAACTTCTTAAAAAGAGCACAAAGGTAGTTTGGATAAAAGATGGAAATAAGGTTAATCTTGTCCGCTATCCCATGAAAAAATTCGGAAATAATGTAGTTACAACTGTAGATATCGCATTTCCCATCGTTCACGGAACAAATGTAGAGGATGGTGTTCTTACAGGATTTTTGCAGACGCTGGGACTTCCTGTAGTTGGATGTGACGTGCTTTCTTCAGCAGTAGGAATGAATAAGTACGTTATGAAAACCGTACTTAAGGATAATGGTATTTCTGTTCTTGACTGTAAGTGCTATACCTGGACCGATTATGAGGATGCAGACGCACTTATGGGAAGAATCGAGGAAGCGTTTAAATATCCTGTTATTATAAAACCCATAAATCTTGGATCCAGTATTGGAATATCAAAAGCCGGAAACAGGGAAGAACTCTCTGAGGCATTAGAGCTTGCTTTTGAATTTTCAAGAAAAATCCTTGTTGAGCCTGCTATTGTTAAATTAAAGGAAATTAACTGTTCAGTTCTTGGAGACTATGAAGAAGCAGAGGCTTCCGAGTGTGAGGAACCTATAAACTCAGATGAAATTCTTTCTTTTGAGGATAAGTATATAGGCGGTTCCGGAGCCAAGGGAGCAAAGAGTGGTGCAAAGACCGGTGGCTCTAAGGGTATGGCAAGTCTTAAGAGAAAAATTCCTGCAAACATAACGGATGAACAGAGATCTGAAGTTCGCAGAATGGCTGTGGATGCGTTTAAGTGTCTTGGATGCAGTGGCGTATCCAGAATAGATTTTATGCTGGATGAGGAAACCGGAAAAATTTATCTCAATGAGATAAACACAATACCCGGCTCACTTTCATTCTATCTGTGGGAACCTCTTGGAAAGAAGTATTCACAACTTCTTGATGATATGATAGAAATTGCAATTAAACAGGATCGAGAGAACCACAAGCTGGTATTCTCTTTTGAGACCAACGTTCTTGAAGGAGTTAAGCTGGGTGGAGGCTCCAAGGGCAGCAAAGGCTGATTGCCAGCCAAATTAAGCTCAAAAAAATAAGGCGTTAAATTAACGCCTTATTTTTTTGATATGTTTCCTGAATTATATTGTGACAATAGGTTTCAATGTTTTTCTTATCTTCTGGTGAAAGCTCGTTCATATAAATGGGTTTTCCGTACTCGAGAACAACCTTTGATCTTCTTATAAAAGGAAGATGATCCTCAAAAATCGCATTTGAATTATTGATTGTCATAGGAACAATGGGGCATCCGGTCTTCTGTGCTATTTTAAAGCTTCCTTTATGGAACGGAAGCATTTCATCTGACCTGTTTCTTGTTCCTTCAGGATATATGGTGATTGAAATACCGTTTTTTACTTTGTCTATTGCACTTAAAATGACTTCAAGGCCCTGCCGGATATCGGATCTGTCAAGGAACAGACAATCCATATTTTTCATCCACTGCGAAAGAACCGGTACTTTCAGGATTTCTTTTTTGGCTATATACCCGGTTAATCTCGGAACTCTTGAATAACTTAATACTATATCAAAATAGCTTCTGTGGTTGCCGACATACAAGACCGGTCTGTCGGTTGGGACATTTTCCTCTCCTATGACAGTGAGTTTTGCACCCGATAGGAATGCCACGCATCTGAAAGCCCAACTTACAATTTTCAGCGAAATACTTTTTTTGGCTTCCATATTGAACTTACCTACAACACATAACGCAAGCTGTATAAAGATGCTGCAGAATA harbors:
- a CDS encoding D-alanine--D-alanine ligase family protein, with translation MLILKLKLAVLFGGKSTEHEISIISAIQAIGYINKDKYDVIPVYMTKENDFYIGEDMDKIEEYTHIPELLKKSTKVVWIKDGNKVNLVRYPMKKFGNNVVTTVDIAFPIVHGTNVEDGVLTGFLQTLGLPVVGCDVLSSAVGMNKYVMKTVLKDNGISVLDCKCYTWTDYEDADALMGRIEEAFKYPVIIKPINLGSSIGISKAGNREELSEALELAFEFSRKILVEPAIVKLKEINCSVLGDYEEAEASECEEPINSDEILSFEDKYIGGSGAKGAKSGAKTGGSKGMASLKRKIPANITDEQRSEVRRMAVDAFKCLGCSGVSRIDFMLDEETGKIYLNEINTIPGSLSFYLWEPLGKKYSQLLDDMIEIAIKQDRENHKLVFSFETNVLEGVKLGGGSKGSKG
- a CDS encoding lysophospholipid acyltransferase family protein yields the protein MIRLIFVFLFLFVFLFCSIFIQLALCVVGKFNMEAKKSISLKIVSWAFRCVAFLSGAKLTVIGEENVPTDRPVLYVGNHRSYFDIVLSYSRVPRLTGYIAKKEILKVPVLSQWMKNMDCLFLDRSDIRQGLEVILSAIDKVKNGISITIYPEGTRNRSDEMLPFHKGSFKIAQKTGCPIVPMTINNSNAIFEDHLPFIRRSKVVLEYGKPIYMNELSPEDKKNIETYCHNIIQETYQKNKALI